A genomic region of Procambarus clarkii isolate CNS0578487 chromosome 30, FALCON_Pclarkii_2.0, whole genome shotgun sequence contains the following coding sequences:
- the LOC138370059 gene encoding fap1 adhesin-like, which yields MCPSHLVREAGSMCPTPLSEGGREHVSLTLSEGGREHVSLTLSEGGRKHVSLTLSEGGREHVSLTLSEGGREHVSLTLSEGGREHVSLTLSEGGREHVSLTLSEGGREHVSLTLSERGREHVSLTT from the coding sequence atGTGTCCCTCACACttagtgagggaggcagggagcatGTGTCCCACACCACTTAGTGAGGGAGGCCGGGAGCATGTGTCCCTCACACttagtgagggaggaagggagcatGTGTCCCTCACACTTAGTGAGGGAGGCAGGAAGCATGTGTCCCTCACACTTAGTGAGGGAGGCCGGGAGCATGTGTCCCTCACACTTAGTGAGGGAGGCCGGGAGCATGTGTCCCTCACACttagtgagggaggaagggagcatGTGTCCCTCACACTTAGTGAGGGAGGCCGGGAGCATGTGTCCCTCACACttagtgagggaggaagggagcatGTGTCCCTCACACTTAGTGAGAGAGGAAGGGAGCATGTGTCCCTCACCACttag